The following coding sequences lie in one Oceanicola sp. 502str15 genomic window:
- the ubiB gene encoding 2-polyprenylphenol 6-hydroxylase, with amino-acid sequence MRGPHNIWRLIRTGATFERTGAMGVALEAMDAPRPLRVAARVLGWPFKWLGLKGDPSQPPVTRALTALGPAYIKFGQILSTRPDVVGPELAQQLMVLQDKLPPFPRDEAIRVVEAELGQPVDALFSEFSEPVAAASIAQVHKAVRLDDGREVAVKVLRPGIERAFARDVDAFYFAAAMIEALSPASRRLRPRDVIEHFEGVVAGELDMRLETSAASEFAENTEGDEGFIVPRPFWPLSSRHVMTLEWAEGFSLNDLAAIDAAGHDRVALGERVLSLFLRHALRDGLFHADMHQGNLKVAPGGEIIALDFGIMGRIDEYTRRVYAEILMGFIRKDYKRVAEVHFEAGYVPADRDVDEFARALRAVGEPIFGMDATHISMARLLSYLFEVTERFGMETRTELILLQRTMVVVEGVARSLHPNINIWQAARPVVEDYVKRNVGPAALLHDLKETARVAVRFGPRLPALLERALIAQATPPPPRPQGGKLLHRIGWTTLGAALALCAVALTRGL; translated from the coding sequence ATGCGCGGACCTCACAACATCTGGCGGCTGATCCGCACCGGGGCGACCTTCGAGCGCACCGGGGCCATGGGCGTGGCGCTGGAGGCGATGGACGCGCCCCGGCCCCTGCGGGTGGCGGCGCGCGTGCTCGGCTGGCCGTTCAAATGGCTGGGGCTGAAGGGCGATCCGTCGCAGCCACCCGTCACACGCGCCCTCACCGCCCTCGGCCCGGCGTACATCAAGTTCGGCCAGATCCTCTCGACCCGGCCCGACGTGGTGGGCCCGGAACTGGCGCAGCAGCTCATGGTCCTGCAGGACAAGCTGCCCCCCTTCCCGCGTGATGAGGCGATCCGCGTCGTCGAGGCAGAGCTCGGCCAGCCCGTCGATGCGCTGTTTTCCGAGTTTTCCGAGCCCGTCGCGGCGGCCTCAATCGCCCAGGTCCACAAGGCGGTGCGGCTCGACGATGGCCGCGAGGTGGCGGTCAAGGTGCTGCGCCCCGGGATCGAGCGCGCCTTCGCCCGCGATGTCGATGCCTTCTATTTTGCTGCCGCCATGATCGAGGCGCTCTCGCCCGCGTCACGCCGGTTGCGCCCCCGCGATGTGATCGAGCATTTCGAAGGCGTGGTGGCCGGCGAGCTCGACATGCGGCTCGAGACCTCCGCCGCCTCCGAATTTGCCGAGAACACTGAGGGCGACGAGGGCTTCATCGTGCCCCGCCCCTTCTGGCCGCTCTCCTCGCGCCACGTGATGACGCTGGAATGGGCCGAGGGCTTTTCCCTGAACGACCTCGCCGCGATCGACGCCGCGGGCCATGATCGGGTCGCGCTCGGCGAACGCGTGCTCTCGCTCTTCCTGCGCCACGCCCTGCGCGACGGGCTGTTCCACGCCGACATGCATCAGGGCAACCTCAAGGTGGCCCCCGGCGGCGAGATCATCGCGCTGGATTTCGGCATCATGGGCCGGATCGACGAGTACACCCGCCGTGTCTATGCCGAGATCCTGATGGGGTTCATCCGCAAGGATTACAAGCGCGTGGCCGAGGTGCATTTCGAGGCCGGCTATGTTCCCGCCGACCGCGATGTCGACGAGTTCGCCCGCGCGCTCCGGGCCGTGGGCGAGCCGATCTTCGGCATGGATGCGACCCATATTTCCATGGCGCGGCTGCTCTCCTACCTCTTCGAGGTGACCGAGCGCTTCGGCATGGAAACCCGCACCGAGCTGATCCTGCTCCAGCGCACCATGGTCGTTGTCGAGGGCGTGGCACGCTCGCTGCATCCCAACATCAACATCTGGCAGGCCGCGCGCCCGGTGGTCGAAGACTACGTGAAGCGAAATGTCGGCCCCGCCGCCCTGCTCCACGACCTGAAGGAAACCGCCCGCGTCGCCGTCCGCTTCGGTCCCCGCCTCCCGGCACTCCTTGAACGCGCCCTCATCGCCCAGGCCACCCCGCCGCCGCCCCGCCCGCAAGGCGGAAAGCTGCTGCACCGGATCGGCTGGACCACCCTCGGCGCCGCTCTGGCGCTCTGCGCCGTGGCGCTGACCCGAGGCCTCTGA
- a CDS encoding flagellar hook capping FlgD N-terminal domain-containing protein — protein sequence METSSATAASGASGNTGQSSQGYINSDFETFLKMMTTQLQNQDPLNPLDSADFALQLATFSNVEQQVRTNVLLENLGVQMGMTGMSELANFVGMETRVAAPARFTGAPIEMTLDVAKGADGGVLVVYDEFGAEKQRLTIDTAAPFHVWQGVDESGERFEDGLYSFTVESYRGEELVGSSQAAVYARVEEARIENGETVLLLNSGVTVPASSVTALRFPVVYEAPADVTEEGAGEV from the coding sequence ATGGAAACCAGTTCCGCTACGGCGGCCTCCGGTGCCTCGGGAAACACGGGCCAATCGAGTCAGGGCTATATCAACTCGGACTTCGAAACCTTCCTGAAAATGATGACCACGCAGCTGCAGAACCAGGACCCGCTGAACCCGCTCGACAGTGCCGATTTCGCCCTGCAGCTCGCCACCTTCTCCAATGTCGAACAGCAGGTGCGCACCAACGTTCTGCTCGAGAATCTCGGCGTTCAGATGGGGATGACCGGGATGTCGGAGTTGGCGAATTTCGTCGGGATGGAAACCCGGGTCGCCGCCCCGGCGCGCTTCACCGGCGCACCGATCGAAATGACGCTGGATGTGGCGAAGGGAGCCGATGGCGGTGTGCTGGTGGTGTACGACGAGTTCGGCGCGGAGAAACAGCGCCTGACGATCGATACGGCGGCGCCTTTCCATGTTTGGCAAGGGGTGGATGAAAGCGGAGAGCGCTTTGAGGACGGGCTCTATAGTTTCACCGTGGAGAGCTACCGCGGCGAGGAACTGGTCGGGAGCAGCCAGGCCGCGGTTTACGCCCGGGTGGAGGAGGCGCGGATCGAGAATGGCGAGACGGTGCTGTTGCTGAACAGCGGTGTGACTGTGCCGGCGTCCAGCGTGACGGCCCTGCGGTTTCCGGTGGTCTATGAGGCCCCGGCTGATGTGACGGAGGAGGGGGCAGGAGAGGTGTGA
- a CDS encoding flagellar hook-length control protein FliK: MQNAMSSDMGVFSVGPAAANAAGNHARNGGKDGQESTGDWAEVYAAQQSRAAPADRSSTNSGGAEATPDAAAVVGSDDIADAVGDLADVEGTTEDILLEQPDVEDSAEGVGDGFEVDEAGQPGRVEDTSGMAISAQGPEVDLVKPRADGPDGEASPRALAGDAVDMARAGAGDDIEARPESLPETAEASSMGRGFASDEMRRAAVTEGEARQARSEEILRAAAGQSAEARDAGSRNPIHSTALAAGDADPDHATAEMASGRAVGMTARTTPLGAPSVDRRGAELSAALAEQESGDRVGGAVEGEEVAAVAEGTTEREAPRQTRQTAGAPEVMRAAAATNVTAMVSGADLQATQFAAEVSDGPGIAELRPTASVAGMGAATVLPPGATVPQRVATQVAEVFRPLPDGPVELRLHPEELGRLKLSFTGGEAGLHVVVAAERPETLDMMRRNIDLLAQEMRRLGHEGAQFSFAGDDPAFSQKDTGAQGQGHKIGWAGDTGEPGSTTGRPGITQHPGLRLGADGLDLRL; the protein is encoded by the coding sequence ATGCAGAATGCGATGTCGTCGGATATGGGCGTCTTTTCGGTTGGCCCGGCCGCCGCGAATGCTGCCGGGAACCATGCCCGCAATGGTGGAAAGGATGGCCAGGAAAGCACCGGGGATTGGGCCGAGGTCTATGCCGCGCAGCAGTCCAGGGCTGCTCCTGCCGATAGGTCGAGTACGAATTCCGGGGGGGCGGAAGCCACGCCGGATGCGGCGGCGGTCGTTGGATCTGATGACATTGCGGATGCGGTCGGGGACCTCGCGGATGTCGAGGGTACAACGGAGGATATTCTGTTGGAGCAGCCCGATGTCGAGGATTCGGCAGAGGGTGTGGGTGACGGCTTTGAGGTGGATGAAGCGGGGCAGCCCGGGCGTGTCGAAGACACAAGTGGCATGGCGATTTCGGCGCAGGGGCCTGAGGTTGATCTGGTGAAGCCCCGGGCTGACGGGCCCGATGGAGAGGCTTCGCCAAGGGCTTTGGCCGGCGATGCGGTCGATATGGCGCGCGCCGGGGCGGGGGATGACATAGAGGCGCGGCCGGAGAGCTTGCCGGAGACCGCAGAGGCTTCTAGCATGGGTCGCGGCTTTGCGTCGGATGAAATGCGGAGGGCCGCAGTCACAGAGGGTGAGGCGCGCCAGGCCCGTTCCGAGGAGATCCTGCGCGCGGCTGCCGGGCAATCCGCCGAAGCTCGCGATGCAGGCAGCCGCAATCCGATCCACTCAACGGCGCTGGCCGCCGGTGACGCGGACCCGGATCACGCAACGGCTGAAATGGCTTCTGGCCGCGCAGTTGGAATGACGGCGCGAACCACACCTCTTGGGGCGCCCAGTGTTGATCGGCGGGGCGCGGAGCTGTCGGCGGCCCTGGCTGAGCAGGAGAGCGGGGACCGGGTTGGCGGTGCGGTTGAGGGCGAGGAAGTTGCTGCGGTTGCCGAGGGAACGACAGAACGGGAGGCTCCACGGCAGACGCGCCAGACTGCCGGGGCACCTGAGGTGATGCGGGCGGCCGCCGCGACCAATGTTACGGCCATGGTGAGTGGTGCAGACTTGCAGGCGACGCAGTTCGCGGCGGAGGTGTCTGATGGGCCCGGCATTGCGGAATTGCGGCCGACCGCATCGGTTGCAGGCATGGGTGCCGCCACGGTTCTTCCTCCGGGCGCGACAGTGCCCCAGCGGGTGGCCACGCAGGTGGCAGAGGTCTTTCGGCCTCTGCCGGATGGCCCCGTAGAGCTGCGTCTGCATCCGGAAGAATTGGGGCGGTTGAAGCTATCGTTCACGGGTGGGGAAGCCGGGCTGCATGTGGTGGTCGCGGCGGAGCGGCCGGAAACCCTGGATATGATGCGCCGGAATATCGACCTGCTGGCGCAGGAGATGCGGCGGCTTGGGCATGAGGGTGCCCAGTTCAGCTTTGCCGGGGACGACCCTGCCTTCAGCCAGAAGGACACGGGGGCGCAGGGCCAGGGGCACAAGATCGGCTGGGCTGGCGACACCGGCGAGCCCGGCTCCACGACCGGTAGGCCGGGCATCACACAACACCCCGGACTTCGCCTCGGCGCAGACGGGCTTGATCTGCGTCTTTGA
- a CDS encoding rod-binding protein → MQPILPVSQAASPVEPARDLALRKLAVELEASFLNEMLSQAGLGDVRESFGGGAGEEGFSSFLRQEQAMSMARHGGIGLAEHIFDSLKARTHD, encoded by the coding sequence ATGCAACCGATTCTCCCTGTTTCTCAAGCCGCCAGCCCGGTGGAGCCTGCACGCGATCTCGCGCTGCGCAAACTGGCGGTCGAGCTGGAAGCGAGCTTCTTGAACGAGATGCTCTCGCAGGCCGGCCTGGGCGATGTGCGCGAAAGTTTTGGCGGGGGCGCGGGCGAAGAGGGGTTTTCCTCGTTTCTGAGGCAGGAGCAGGCGATGTCGATGGCCCGCCACGGCGGCATCGGCCTCGCCGAACATATCTTCGATAGCTTGAAGGCGCGAACACATGACTGA
- a CDS encoding flagellar export chaperone FlgN, with protein MTENTELYERAQALMAAEREALKEGDFTKLEALYEEKHSLLKEIEAQADSLTQTQLEALSVSSRGNDRLLDAAQRGLRAVARRLSETRRATEHLDTYTDKGKRQDLGPVRSSFERRA; from the coding sequence ATGACTGAAAACACAGAACTTTACGAGCGGGCACAGGCCCTCATGGCAGCTGAACGCGAGGCCTTGAAGGAGGGCGACTTCACCAAGCTGGAGGCGCTCTATGAAGAAAAGCACAGCCTGTTGAAAGAGATCGAGGCGCAGGCCGATTCGCTGACACAGACCCAGCTGGAGGCGCTTTCGGTCAGTTCGCGCGGCAATGACCGCCTGCTCGATGCGGCCCAGCGCGGGCTGCGGGCCGTGGCGCGTCGTCTGAGCGAAACCCGCCGCGCAACCGAACATCTCGACACCTATACGGACAAGGGAAAGCGGCAGGATCTCGGGCCGGTTCGCTCCAGTTTCGAACGCCGCGCTTGA
- a CDS encoding flagellin: MSSILTNTSSMVALQTLRGINSSLEQTQAEISTGKSVGSARDNSAIWAISKVMESDVRGFKAISESLSLGDSTVAVARNGSETVTDLLVQMKEKIVGAQEENVDQEKLQADIAALTDQISSVVGAAQFNGLNLLSGTEDVNVLSSLDRSSTGDVAASDITVARQDLTFDDGVMGTGASLVGGAAITAGDAAVTGGNVTVQAGAGQNFDASSTRDFSNAANGMAVTIGGTVAADDVFNLQVAGQTVSFTATTTVTDDVAAGLTAALNAAGIEDVTAEVAGSVITINSTSAFEDIEVNGSTTGSGTFSADFEGVTVPAAPASSFTGAVIEDRSSEVVFSATSGVSEGDGYRVSVGGTNYDYIAGKGETFEDVARGLKIAIDGAGLSDISTNVYQDEATGAWTLQVDNDGAALALAVDGLADGEATGGLAGLDDIDVTTAEGVEAALANIETYIDTAIGAAAAFGSVEGRIETQSEFISNLTDSLTTGIGSLVDADMEAASARLQALQVQQQLGIQSLSIANQAPQSILSLFG; encoded by the coding sequence ATGTCCAGTATTCTTACCAACACCAGCTCGATGGTGGCCCTGCAGACGCTCCGCGGCATCAACTCGTCGCTCGAACAGACCCAGGCCGAAATCTCGACCGGTAAATCCGTGGGCTCCGCCCGCGACAACTCCGCCATCTGGGCGATCTCGAAAGTGATGGAATCCGACGTGCGTGGCTTCAAGGCCATCTCCGAGAGCCTGTCTCTCGGCGACAGCACCGTCGCCGTGGCCCGCAACGGCTCCGAAACCGTCACCGACCTGCTCGTGCAGATGAAGGAAAAGATCGTCGGTGCGCAGGAAGAGAACGTCGACCAGGAAAAACTCCAGGCCGATATCGCCGCGCTCACCGATCAGATCAGCTCGGTGGTCGGCGCGGCCCAGTTCAACGGGTTGAACCTTCTGTCCGGCACCGAAGACGTCAACGTCCTCAGCTCGCTCGACCGGTCCTCGACCGGCGATGTTGCGGCCTCCGACATCACCGTGGCCCGTCAGGATCTCACCTTCGATGATGGTGTGATGGGCACCGGTGCCTCCCTCGTCGGCGGCGCGGCGATCACTGCGGGTGATGCGGCTGTCACCGGTGGCAACGTCACCGTCCAGGCGGGTGCCGGCCAGAACTTCGATGCCTCTTCCACCCGTGATTTCTCCAATGCCGCCAACGGCATGGCTGTCACGATCGGGGGCACCGTCGCCGCGGATGACGTGTTCAACCTGCAGGTTGCGGGCCAGACCGTTTCCTTCACGGCGACCACCACGGTCACTGATGACGTTGCCGCCGGCCTCACCGCCGCGCTCAACGCCGCCGGTATCGAGGATGTCACCGCAGAGGTTGCGGGCTCGGTCATCACCATCAACTCGACCTCGGCCTTCGAGGATATCGAGGTGAACGGGTCGACCACCGGATCGGGCACCTTCTCGGCCGATTTCGAAGGCGTCACCGTTCCGGCGGCTCCGGCGTCGAGCTTCACCGGCGCGGTCATCGAGGACCGCTCCTCCGAGGTGGTCTTCTCGGCCACGTCCGGGGTCAGCGAGGGTGACGGCTACCGCGTCTCCGTCGGCGGCACCAACTACGACTACATCGCCGGCAAGGGTGAAACCTTCGAAGATGTGGCGCGTGGCCTGAAGATCGCGATCGACGGTGCCGGCCTGTCCGACATCTCGACCAACGTCTACCAGGATGAGGCCACCGGCGCCTGGACGCTGCAGGTCGACAACGATGGCGCCGCCCTGGCGCTCGCGGTCGATGGCCTGGCCGATGGTGAGGCCACGGGCGGCCTTGCCGGTCTCGACGACATCGACGTGACCACGGCAGAGGGTGTCGAGGCGGCTCTGGCCAATATCGAAACCTATATCGACACGGCCATCGGCGCCGCTGCGGCCTTCGGTTCGGTGGAAGGCCGGATCGAGACCCAGTCGGAGTTCATCTCCAACCTGACCGACAGCCTGACCACCGGCATCGGCTCGCTGGTCGATGCCGACATGGAGGCCGCCTCGGCGCGTCTCCAGGCACTTCAGGTGCAGCAGCAGCTGGGCATCCAGTCGCTCTCCATCGCCAACCAGGCACCGCAGTCGATCCTGTCGCTCTTCGGTTAA
- the flaF gene encoding flagellar biosynthesis regulator FlaF, whose amino-acid sequence MQLAQSAYSSGQQAPLRTHRSTEYAAFSRVTSRLKASKNFNALAAAVHENRRLWTALAADVADADNGLTPDLRARIFYLARFTAHHSSKVLRRKADVVPLIEINMAVMRGLGGRSEAGR is encoded by the coding sequence GTGCAACTGGCGCAAAGCGCCTATTCCTCCGGCCAGCAGGCCCCGCTGCGCACCCATCGCAGCACCGAATACGCAGCCTTCAGCCGGGTCACATCTCGCCTCAAGGCTTCCAAGAATTTCAACGCCCTCGCCGCCGCCGTGCATGAAAACCGGCGGCTGTGGACCGCGCTCGCCGCAGACGTGGCCGATGCCGACAATGGCCTCACCCCCGATCTGCGCGCCCGCATCTTCTACCTCGCTCGCTTTACCGCGCATCACTCGTCCAAGGTGCTCCGCCGCAAGGCAGACGTGGTGCCGCTGATCGAGATCAACATGGCGGTCATGCGCGGCCTCGGCGGGCGGTCGGAGGCAGGCAGATGA
- the flbT gene encoding flagellar biosynthesis repressor FlbT gives MSGLVLKLSPKERVLINGAVIENGDRRSRLSIVTPGAHILRLRDAIHPEEAKTPVKRVCYTAQLVLSGDTAPAEADLQLMRGIEQLSQVFTDHDSRTQLDAATLAVRQGQHYQALKSLRALIPREERLIAAQELGHAALPPDTMPS, from the coding sequence ATGAGTGGCCTCGTCCTCAAACTCAGCCCCAAGGAGCGGGTGCTCATCAATGGCGCGGTGATCGAAAACGGTGACAGGCGGTCGCGCCTGTCCATCGTCACGCCCGGTGCGCATATCCTGCGGCTGCGCGACGCGATTCACCCAGAAGAGGCCAAGACGCCGGTGAAGCGGGTCTGCTATACCGCCCAACTCGTGCTGTCGGGCGACACCGCCCCCGCGGAGGCCGATCTTCAGCTCATGCGGGGCATCGAGCAACTCAGCCAGGTCTTCACCGACCATGACAGCCGCACCCAGCTCGACGCCGCCACCCTGGCCGTGCGCCAGGGGCAGCATTACCAAGCGCTCAAGTCACTTCGCGCCCTGATCCCCCGCGAGGAGCGGTTGATCGCCGCGCAGGAGCTTGGCCATGCTGCCCTGCCACCAGACACGATGCCAAGCTGA
- a CDS encoding DUF1217 domain-containing protein, with translation MFTPIVPLGGLLGWQFLQRTQESQQEALANSVSVERDMAEFEERISSVKSADDLVKDFRLLRIALGAFGLSEDIGNKYFIKKVLEEGTEDPEALSNRLSDTRYQGLAEAFGFGDYATPNNAFGAIEAQIRAGTDTLPANRRAAAGDRAIELVEKLDELTGLIADEEMDAEVRASRESDLRAEVDEIWADVMGNPRQREAMLSTFEVAEGFGALNHNTQVEVMRQKVVGIFGDRPAEQMTGFVDRIKQAYTTRQFEEAVGEQAQELRLALNLDRELPGLAADTEVENDTAWLRVMGSSPMRAVFDSAFGLPEAFAALDLDRQLVVYKDRARAIFGSDKVSQFTDPEAREELIRLYLVRTELNGQASNTGGTSAALTILSGVNSSSLFNTLLG, from the coding sequence ATGTTCACGCCCATTGTCCCCCTCGGCGGCCTGCTCGGTTGGCAATTCCTCCAGCGCACGCAGGAGAGCCAGCAGGAGGCGCTGGCCAATTCCGTCAGCGTCGAACGTGACATGGCCGAGTTCGAGGAGCGTATCTCCTCCGTCAAATCCGCCGATGATCTTGTCAAAGACTTCCGGCTCCTGCGCATCGCGCTCGGCGCCTTCGGCCTGTCGGAGGACATCGGCAACAAGTACTTCATCAAGAAGGTGCTCGAAGAGGGCACCGAGGATCCCGAAGCCCTGTCCAACCGCCTGTCCGACACCCGCTACCAGGGCCTGGCGGAGGCCTTCGGCTTCGGCGATTACGCCACCCCCAACAACGCCTTCGGCGCCATCGAGGCGCAGATCCGCGCCGGCACGGATACGCTCCCGGCCAACCGGCGCGCGGCGGCGGGCGACCGCGCCATCGAGCTGGTCGAAAAGCTCGATGAGCTGACCGGCCTGATCGCGGATGAAGAGATGGATGCCGAGGTCCGCGCAAGCAGAGAGTCCGACCTGCGCGCCGAGGTTGATGAGATCTGGGCCGATGTCATGGGCAACCCGCGCCAGCGCGAAGCGATGCTCTCCACCTTCGAAGTGGCCGAGGGCTTTGGCGCCCTCAACCACAACACCCAGGTCGAGGTCATGCGCCAGAAGGTCGTCGGCATCTTCGGCGACCGGCCCGCCGAGCAGATGACCGGCTTCGTCGATCGCATCAAGCAGGCCTACACCACCCGCCAGTTCGAGGAGGCCGTGGGCGAACAGGCCCAGGAGCTGCGCCTGGCCCTCAACCTCGACCGCGAGCTGCCCGGCCTGGCCGCCGATACCGAGGTCGAGAATGATACCGCCTGGCTCCGCGTCATGGGCAGCTCGCCCATGCGCGCCGTGTTCGATAGCGCATTCGGCCTGCCAGAGGCCTTTGCCGCCCTCGATCTCGACCGGCAGCTGGTGGTCTACAAGGACCGCGCCCGCGCCATCTTCGGCAGTGACAAGGTCTCGCAGTTCACCGACCCGGAGGCGCGTGAAGAGCTCATCCGCCTCTACCTCGTTCGCACCGAGCTGAACGGGCAGGCCTCCAACACCGGCGGCACCAGCGCCGCCCTGACCATCCTGAGCGGGGTCAATTCGAGCAGCCTGTTCAATACCCTGCTCGGCTGA
- a CDS encoding M48 family metallopeptidase yields the protein MKFFSFALVALPFLAGCTEMPAPSQPPAQPTPSAAPASFDANRAARNFVSVVNRVEPVAERECRARLPRANCDFLIVVDDRRGEPANAYQTEDRSGRPVIAFTLALIADARNQDELAFILGHEAAHHIKEHIPRTRESATFGALVLGTLVGVGGGGDAAVEAATRVGAGIGARRFSKEFELEADSLGTIIAKHAGYDPLRGAQYFTRIPDPGDAFLGSHPPNSDRIETVRRTAANM from the coding sequence ATGAAATTCTTCTCTTTCGCACTGGTCGCCCTGCCGTTTCTGGCCGGGTGCACCGAGATGCCAGCGCCCTCGCAGCCGCCCGCGCAGCCCACGCCAAGTGCCGCGCCCGCCAGCTTCGATGCCAACCGCGCCGCCCGCAACTTCGTCAGCGTGGTCAACCGGGTCGAGCCGGTGGCCGAGCGCGAGTGCCGCGCCCGCCTGCCCCGCGCCAATTGCGACTTCCTCATCGTCGTCGATGACCGTCGCGGCGAGCCGGCCAACGCCTACCAGACCGAAGATCGCTCGGGCCGCCCGGTGATCGCCTTCACCCTCGCGCTCATCGCCGATGCCCGAAACCAGGACGAACTGGCCTTCATCCTCGGGCACGAGGCCGCGCATCACATCAAGGAGCACATCCCCCGCACCCGCGAAAGCGCCACCTTCGGGGCGCTGGTTCTGGGCACGCTGGTGGGTGTGGGCGGCGGCGGCGACGCCGCGGTCGAGGCCGCCACCCGCGTCGGTGCGGGCATCGGCGCCCGGCGCTTTTCCAAGGAATTCGAGCTGGAAGCCGACTCGCTGGGCACCATCATCGCCAAGCACGCGGGCTACGATCCGCTGCGCGGCGCGCAGTATTTTACCCGCATCCCCGACCCGGGCGATGCCTTCCTCGGCTCGCACCCGCCCAATTCCGACCGGATCGAAACCGTCCGCCGCACCGCCGCCAACATGTAG
- a CDS encoding diacylglycerol kinase produces MLKQQIRRIWLRTRWSWEGLVHVWHTEHSLKQWIVAYAVSVVLALILPITAGEKALLLMGGVLVFAFECLNTAIERTVDRISMERHPLAKQAKDTASAAVALSAIALGLAWAVILIGLAL; encoded by the coding sequence ATGTTGAAACAGCAAATCAGGCGGATCTGGCTCCGCACCCGGTGGAGCTGGGAGGGGCTGGTGCATGTCTGGCACACCGAGCACTCGCTCAAGCAGTGGATCGTGGCCTATGCGGTCTCCGTCGTGCTGGCCCTGATCCTGCCCATCACCGCCGGTGAAAAGGCCCTGCTGCTGATGGGCGGCGTGCTGGTCTTTGCCTTCGAATGCCTCAACACCGCGATCGAGCGCACCGTCGACCGGATCTCGATGGAGCGTCACCCGCTGGCCAAGCAGGCCAAGGACACCGCCTCCGCCGCCGTGGCGCTCTCGGCCATTGCGCTCGGCCTGGCCTGGGCCGTGATCCTGATCGGGCTTGCCCTCTGA
- a CDS encoding DUF6455 family protein — translation MTRPSHPAARPGAASQAGRLRAPQPDAWSSVDHCCPVCGWSDTCTDWPQAHAEPSEGCPPACRSRRQFAALRMRSEHARQLSQVASETAVHAQARSEAIHRRVSARRY, via the coding sequence ATGACACGGCCTTCACATCCAGCCGCGCGCCCGGGCGCGGCCTCGCAAGCTGGCCGCCTCCGGGCGCCGCAGCCCGATGCCTGGTCCAGCGTCGATCATTGCTGCCCCGTCTGCGGCTGGTCCGACACCTGCACCGACTGGCCGCAAGCCCATGCCGAGCCCAGCGAGGGCTGCCCGCCCGCCTGCCGGTCGCGGCGGCAGTTCGCGGCCCTGCGGATGCGCTCCGAACACGCCCGCCAACTCTCGCAGGTGGCCTCCGAAACGGCTGTCCATGCGCAGGCAAGGTCCGAAGCGATCCACAGAAGAGTCAGCGCCCGCCGTTATTGA